In Leptospira fletcheri, the genomic window ACGTTTAAACGAACGGAATGATTCCTCTTTTTCCAAATTTTCCAGGAGGAAAGATTTTCCTTTCAGATAATTTGCGCAGAGTCTGTCCGTTCCAGTGCCGGGTCCGAAGGAAAGAAGTAAGAGCTTGCCGGTTTCATTCGTAAGTTCTTTGATGCAGGCTCCCCAATCCAAGGAATCCGCAACGACCATTCTCGCGAGAGAAAGAGGAATCCCTTGTTCTTCCTTCAGATTTCTTCCGTCTCGGGTATCGAAAACGGGAATTTCCAGATCTTCGGGGCGAACGTCGAAACCTATCCGTTTCAGATCTTGCTCTAAGAGTACGGGAACCCTTCTTAGCAACTGGCAATGGAATGGAGCGGAAATATTCAAAAATCCCCAAGAACCGAGATCCGGAAAATCGGATCGAGATAGGAATTCGCGGAATTCGAGCAATGACTCGGTCGAGGAACAGAGAACCAACGAATCCGGGCCGTTTTTAAGACCCAGATAGACGGTATCTTCCGCTGCGCGATCTAAATTAAATTTTTCTAAAGTTTTTACGAGATGAGTCTCTTCCGCCTTCAAGGATGCCATGGGAGAAGGAACTTCCCCGGACTTTACAAGTCGTTTGTAAGCGGCATCGATTTCCAGCACGGGGAACTCGTCCTGTGAACGCAGGGAAAGATGGAAAATTACTCTCAGTATTTTGGAAAGATTGATTAAAAAAGATTCTTTGTCTTTGGAGGATGAAAGAAGAATTGCCGCATAGATCCCCTGGGAATGTCCGAAAGTTCCGGCGATACTCGACCTTAGCGTTTCCCAGTCGTTTTCTTCCTGCAAAAAGCGATATAATCCCATTGCTTGGGATATGAAGATAAGCGGAACACTGTAAGGGCACGGTACTAGATGGGCAGCAGGCGGAGTCAGTTCGGGTTGTTGTAACCAATCCGAAAGATGAAAACCGTAAGGTAGAAGCAACGCCGCACGTTGCTCCGAGAGAAGGGAATATTCCTCCGATAAAGTCGAACAGACAATTTCGAAAAATTCCCTGTTTTGCGTATTCTCTTCGTAAAAAGATCTGATCTGTGGAAGAGGATCGGATCCTTGTCCTCCGAAAATCGTATATACTTTATAATTCTTTAAAGATGCTGATTTTAGGACTGGAAATGAGTCGGAAGAATAGGATTTCGTTTCGATCGGGTTCGCTTTCATTTTAACATCCGTGGACGGAAACTTATTGCAAGTCGAAGTCCAGAATTTAGTGACAAACCGCTCTATCGATTTTCAAGAAAAAAACGGATTCGTTAGGTTAAAAATTGGATACTATACTTTTGAACGATGTTCGATCCGATTTAGCAGTCGCTACAATTTAAAGAATTTCTTATTTTCTGAATCGAATGCATAAAATTTAAGCTAGTGAACATGAGTTAGTTAACTTATGTTAGTTAACCGGTGTTCACTAAGTTATCTCGTAAAAATAAAGAAGCTGTAATTTTTTTGGGACGAAGTGTCGTAAGCTTCGAGTTGTGAAGAACGATATTCGAAGTGATTTGTTTATTTATTATGGATTTATGATAAATGGAGGAAGAAGGGCGAGTTGATCTTTAAGGATAAAGGAATAGGGTTTTTTCGAAAGGTTCCGAGGCGAGGCCTGTGGGTAGCATGACCACTTTGCCGTTTTTTAACGGAACTTTCGGAATCATGAAGCTGATCCCGGCAAAAGAAGGCAGAAGAAATTTACTGATAGCCATGACTCCGAAAACGTCGAACCCGGTCGTGGCGATGATTTTTAATCCCCGAAACCCGTCTTTATGGATCTTGCGGATCATCCATAACCCGGAGGTTTGGGTTTCCATCGTAATGTCCGTGATCACTGCGGCTAGTTCGGACCGGTTCTGTAAGAAAAGATTCCACCCTTGTTTCGCGTCGATCGCGCGTAAGACTCGGCAACCGAGATTTTCCAGATAGACCTTCAGATTATTTGCATAACGATCATTGTCGTCGACTACGAGAACTAGAGGTTTCACGGTAGGATTTCGGCTCCTGCGTATTGGTTATCGGTCAGCTTTCGGTAAATTCCGTTCTGTTCCATTAAGGAAAAATGATTTCCTTCTTCTATAATGCGCCCGTTGTCCATCACGATGATTCTGGGAATATCTTTGATCGTGGAAAGGCGATGCGCGATGACGAAAGTGGTTCGATTCGCGAATAAGCGTCGAAGAGCGTCGCTTACGAGTCGTTCCGATTCCAGATCCAACGCCGAAGTAGCCTCGTCCAGGATCATGATTTCGGGATCCCGGAGTAAGGCTCTTGCTATCACTAACCTTTGGCGCTGCCCTCCCGAAAGATTCAGGCCTCTCACTCCGAGAAAACTGTCATAGCCCCGATCCATTTTTTTGATGAAATCGTGGGCGTGAGCCAATCTCGCGGCACGGATTACGTCTTTTCGAGTCGCGCCGGGTTTTCCATAGGAGATGTTTTCCGAAACCGTTCCGTGAAACAAAAAGATGTCCTGGGTCACAATCCCGATCTTCTTTCGAAGTCCGGATAGGGAAAGATCCTTGATATTGACTCCGTCGAATTCGATGGATCCGGAACTCGGATCGAAGAATCTGGGAATCAGGTCCATCAGAGTGGATTTGCCGCATCCGCTAGCTCCTACGATCGCGATCGTTTCGCCGGCTTTTACGTTCAAATTGATGTCTTTCAATACTTCCGTGCTCGTCCCGGGATAAGCGAAGTTAACGTTTTTGAATTGAATGGATTCGGAGAGTTCGAAGGATTCCACCTTCGCGATTTCGCTATGGTCCTCCGTTTCCAGGTCCACGATCTCGAAAATGCGTCTTCCGGCGGAAATCGCTTGGGACACTTTACCCACCATTTGGGATAGTTGAGTTAAGGGTCTTAGGAGAAACAATAAAGTCAGGAGAAATGCCATGAAATCTCCCGTGGAAAATCGGGAAGTTCCCGAGCCGGCAAAGATGAATTTCGCTCCTAAAGCAAAGAAGCCGAGCACTACAAGCGAAGAGGTCAATTCCACGAGACTCGGGGCGACTTGAAGATAATACTGTCCCTTGAAATTCCTGCGATAAACGTTCTGGTTGATCTTTCCGAATTTCTCTTTTTCAAAGCGCTCCGTATTGAAGATTCGGATCACTTTAATACCGGAAATCATTTCCTGAAGATTCGCGTTTAAATCCGCCATCTTCTCCTGTAGCCTTTCCGTAGAACGGGTGATCTTTTTCGTGAATAGGGTCACGGGCAGGATGATGATCGGAACGGAAGCGCAGGCGATCAAGAGTAGCTCGGTATTCAGATACAATAAGACGATTAAGTGAGTGATGACGTAGAAAAAATTGATCGTCGCGTCCCGAAAGTTGGACGAAATCACCGCCGCTACCACTTCTACGTCGTTGATGATCCGACTCATCAACAGCCCCGTTTTTTCCTTAAAGAAGAACGTTAAAGGAAGCATTTGGTTCTTTTCGAAGAGTTCCTGTCTGATGTCCCGTACGGCTTTGTATCCGGCGGTAGCCAAGCAGAAAACGGATGCGAGATATGTGATCAATTTGAGGCCATAGATAGGCAGAATAAGAAGGCAAACCGCCCACACCACCTCTTTGGGCTCCATGTATTTCGTTCTACCGTTCGACCACTGCTTCGCGTCCACCAAGATCTTTTTGACCCGTTCTACGGCATCCAAACTGTCGTAACCCTGGTATCTTTCCTTCAATAGGATGTCCTGTTCAGGCTTGGTAAGTTCGAATTGGAATCTGGTATTGGGATCCGCTCCCATCGTATCGAAGAGGGGAATGACTGCTGTGAGGGAGACTGCATTTAAAACCGCGGTGGTCAATGCGAACAGGATGCCTAACGTGAATCGGTACTTGTACCGGACCGAATAAGCCATTAAACGGAAGAATATCTTCATCGCATCAGCTTTCGGAAACGATCCTGGAAAAGTTTCGGACCAAATCCAAACCGTTCTGAGTCATGATCGATTCCGGATGAAATTGCACCCCGAAAAGATTCGTTTTGTTTTTGTGCCTAACCCCCATGATGACCCCGTCCTGGGTTTTGGACGCGATCTCCAGGTCTTGCGGAAGGCTTTCCGGTTGGATCACCAAGGAGTGATAACGTGTGGCCAAAAAGGGGGACGGAATTCCTTTGTATATGTCCATTCCGTCATGTTCTATAAGACTGACTTTGCCGTGCATGATGCTAGGGGCGTTGACGATTTTTGCTCCGTAGACGAGTCCGATCGCTTGGTGACCTAGGCAAACTCCTAAAATAGGGAGTCGACCGGAAAGCTCCCGTATGACATCCAGGCAAACTCCGGAATCTTCGGGACGTCCCGGGCCCGGACTTAAAACGATTCCTTGCGGACTTAATTCAGAGATACGGTTCAGATCTATTTTATCGTTCCGAAAGACTTCCACCTTGTTTCCGATCTGGCAGAAGTATTGGTAAAGATTATAAGTAAAGGAGTCGTAGTTGTCGATGAGAAGGATCATCTATTCCATTCTCCTTTGAGGCCGTTCCGGGCGAAGTCCACCGCACGCAAAAGCGCGGCCATTTTATTTTTCGTTTCCTCCAGTTCGCCTTCCGGTGAGGAATCATAGACCACGCCTCCGCCTGCCTGTACGAAAGCTCTTTTTCCGTAAAAGGAAATGGTTCGGATAACGATGGCCATATCCGTATCGCCCGCGTAGGAAATGTAACCGAGGGCTCCTGAATAGATTCCTCTTCGAGTCTTTTCTAACTCGTCTATGATTTCCATGGCCCGAATTTTCGGAGCTCCGGAAACCGTTCCGGCGGGAAGAGTCGCCCGAAGCAGATCATATACCGATTTTTCGGGATCCAATTCGCCGAAGCATTGGCTTACGATATGCATCACGTGGGAGTATCGCTCCACGATCTTAAATTCTTGCACCTGGACGCTTCCTGGTTCGCAAACTCTGCCTAGATCGTTACGTCCCAAATCCACCAACATGATATGCTCGGCAATTTCCTTGGGGTCGGAGAGAAGATTGTCTTCCAACGCTTTATCCGATTCGGGAGTCGCTCCCCTCGGGCGCGTACCCGCGATCGGTCTGAGATAAGTCTTGCGATTTTGGCATTTGACCATGATCTCCGGAGAAGAGCCTACGATGGAAATATCGTCCAGCTTCAGGAAATACATATAAGGACTAGGATTTACGGTTCTCAATCCGCGGTAGACTTGAAACGGCGGAACTCCCGGATGGAACTCCAGTTTTCTGGACGGAACGACTTGGAATATATCTCCCGCATAGATGTATTCCTTGGCTTTCTGGACCGCTTTTTTGTATTCTTCATCCGGAATATTCGGAAGGTATTCGAGAGGCTCCTGCGTTTCCACCGGATGTCTCACCCAGCCAGGGATTTCTCCTTCTCTAAGCTCCCTTTCGATCGAATCGATTCTTTCTAAAGTCGTTTCATAACAAGCTTTCGGATCTTCGAATTCTGACAGCCTAGCGTTCACGACGATCCGAAGTAATCTGTCCACGTGATCCACGACCAGAACTTCGTCGTATAAGGCGAAGTAGGCGTCGGGAGCAGGTTCATCTTCCGGTTTCTCGTCCGGAATCGTTTCGTAATAACGGACGCATGCATAGGATAGAAAACCTACCGCTCCGCCTTGAAAGGAGGGAAGCCGGGGATCCGGAACGTACACATCTTCGCCCATGGAATATTCCAAAAGGAACAAAGGATCGTACGTAATGATTTCCGTTTCGGGTTCGTTCCGCTTGGAAATGTAGAACAATCCGTTTTTACCGTACAACAAACGGTACGGATCCTTTCCTAGGAAGGAGTTCCTACCTACGTTCTCTCCTCCTTCCACGGATTCCAATAGAAAGGAATGCTTGGCCTCCGTTCCCCCCCATTTCGCAAAAAGGGAGACCGGAGTTTCCAGATCTAAAAACACCTGTTTGAAGATAGGAATCAGATTCCCGGAACGGGATCGTTCCAGGAACTCCTCGTATGTAAGGGAAAATTCCTTCAGAGGTTCGGTCCTTCGATTCCCTTCCCTTCGGAAAGGTAACGGGAAATAATCAATCGCTGGATCTGCGACGTCCCCTCGTAAATCTGGAAGATCTTCGCGTCCCGCATCAATTTTTCGACGGGATATTCCGAGTTGAATCCGTAGCCGCCCAAAACCTGGACAGCGTCGGTGGTGATTCTCATACAAGCATCGGCGCAAAAAACTTTCGCGATCGAGGCCTGGTACGTGTTTCTGAATCCTTGGTCGATCAACCAAGCTGCTTGGTAGCAAAGAAGACGACCCGCTTCGATATCTCGGGCCATTTCCGCGATCATAAACGAGATCGCTTGGTTCTCCATGATCGGTTTTCCGAAGGCGGAACGCGTCTTGGCGTATTCGAGTGCGTGTTCCATCGCAGCACGTGCGACGCCGACCGCTCCGATTGCGACTCCCGGACGGGTATGATCGAAGGCGCCCATGGCGATTTTAAATCCGTCTCCTTCCTTGCCAATCATCTGGCTTTTATGCACTTTCACCTCTTCGAAAGTGATTCCGCGGGTATCCGAACATTTCTGACCCATGTTTAGCTCCTTCTTTCCTACGATGACGCCTGGAGCCTTGGAGCTTACGATAAAACCTGTGATCCCTTTATGGCCTGCTGCCGGATCCGTTTTTGTGAGAACGAAAAACCAATCCGCATAACCCGCGTTGGTAATCCACATTTTGGAACCGTTGATAATGTATTCGTCTCCGACCTTTCTTGCCGTAGTTCTGATTCCGGCCACGTCGGAACCGGCTCCCGGTTCCGTGACAGCGTATGCACAAAGCTGGAATTGTTCCGTCATCGGCTGGACCCATTTTTTCAGAACTTCTTCGCTGGCGCCGATCAAAACCGGAGCGAGGGCCAGATTGTTCGCCAAAATCGCCGTGGCCATGGCGGAACATCCCCAAAAGAGTTCCTCT contains:
- a CDS encoding anthranilate synthase component II: MILLIDNYDSFTYNLYQYFCQIGNKVEVFRNDKIDLNRISELSPQGIVLSPGPGRPEDSGVCLDVIRELSGRLPILGVCLGHQAIGLVYGAKIVNAPSIMHGKVSLIEHDGMDIYKGIPSPFLATRYHSLVIQPESLPQDLEIASKTQDGVIMGVRHKNKTNLFGVQFHPESIMTQNGLDLVRNFSRIVSES
- a CDS encoding ABC transporter ATP-binding protein translates to MKIFFRLMAYSVRYKYRFTLGILFALTTAVLNAVSLTAVIPLFDTMGADPNTRFQFELTKPEQDILLKERYQGYDSLDAVERVKKILVDAKQWSNGRTKYMEPKEVVWAVCLLILPIYGLKLITYLASVFCLATAGYKAVRDIRQELFEKNQMLPLTFFFKEKTGLLMSRIINDVEVVAAVISSNFRDATINFFYVITHLIVLLYLNTELLLIACASVPIIILPVTLFTKKITRSTERLQEKMADLNANLQEMISGIKVIRIFNTERFEKEKFGKINQNVYRRNFKGQYYLQVAPSLVELTSSLVVLGFFALGAKFIFAGSGTSRFSTGDFMAFLLTLLFLLRPLTQLSQMVGKVSQAISAGRRIFEIVDLETEDHSEIAKVESFELSESIQFKNVNFAYPGTSTEVLKDINLNVKAGETIAIVGASGCGKSTLMDLIPRFFDPSSGSIEFDGVNIKDLSLSGLRKKIGIVTQDIFLFHGTVSENISYGKPGATRKDVIRAARLAHAHDFIKKMDRGYDSFLGVRGLNLSGGQRQRLVIARALLRDPEIMILDEATSALDLESERLVSDALRRLFANRTTFVIAHRLSTIKDIPRIIVMDNGRIIEEGNHFSLMEQNGIYRKLTDNQYAGAEILP
- the trpE gene encoding anthranilate synthase component I; translation: METPVSLFAKWGGTEAKHSFLLESVEGGENVGRNSFLGKDPYRLLYGKNGLFYISKRNEPETEIITYDPLFLLEYSMGEDVYVPDPRLPSFQGGAVGFLSYACVRYYETIPDEKPEDEPAPDAYFALYDEVLVVDHVDRLLRIVVNARLSEFEDPKACYETTLERIDSIERELREGEIPGWVRHPVETQEPLEYLPNIPDEEYKKAVQKAKEYIYAGDIFQVVPSRKLEFHPGVPPFQVYRGLRTVNPSPYMYFLKLDDISIVGSSPEIMVKCQNRKTYLRPIAGTRPRGATPESDKALEDNLLSDPKEIAEHIMLVDLGRNDLGRVCEPGSVQVQEFKIVERYSHVMHIVSQCFGELDPEKSVYDLLRATLPAGTVSGAPKIRAMEIIDELEKTRRGIYSGALGYISYAGDTDMAIVIRTISFYGKRAFVQAGGGVVYDSSPEGELEETKNKMAALLRAVDFARNGLKGEWNR
- a CDS encoding response regulator, with the protein product MKPLVLVVDDNDRYANNLKVYLENLGCRVLRAIDAKQGWNLFLQNRSELAAVITDITMETQTSGLWMIRKIHKDGFRGLKIIATTGFDVFGVMAISKFLLPSFAGISFMIPKVPLKNGKVVMLPTGLASEPFEKTLFLYP
- a CDS encoding acyl-CoA dehydrogenase family protein encodes the protein MDFALSDDQKALRDLARDFSRNEIRPKAEHHDKTGEYPLQILKKAWEIGLMNIHIPEQFNGAGMHELDDVIIGEELFWGCSAMATAILANNLALAPVLIGASEEVLKKWVQPMTEQFQLCAYAVTEPGAGSDVAGIRTTARKVGDEYIINGSKMWITNAGYADWFFVLTKTDPAAGHKGITGFIVSSKAPGVIVGKKELNMGQKCSDTRGITFEEVKVHKSQMIGKEGDGFKIAMGAFDHTRPGVAIGAVGVARAAMEHALEYAKTRSAFGKPIMENQAISFMIAEMARDIEAGRLLCYQAAWLIDQGFRNTYQASIAKVFCADACMRITTDAVQVLGGYGFNSEYPVEKLMRDAKIFQIYEGTSQIQRLIISRYLSEGKGIEGPNL